From the genome of Streptomyces sp. V2I9:
TCTGGCAGCGTTCCGACGTGTCGATCGCCTCCACCCGTTACGCGCACGGAGTGACCGTGCACGGCCGCTCCTCGGTGACCATCCGGCTGAACCGGACGTGCACCCGCTACGAGGCCATGGTCGGGGTGGACGACCTGACCATGGGACTCGGTGCGGTGCGCTTCTCCGTGTTCGACGGGGACGGCGCGCGGCTCTGGCGCTCCCCGGTGATGGCGGGCGGTGATCCCGCCGTCCCGGTGAGCGTGGACATCTCCGGTCAGTCCTCGATCCGCCTCGTGGTGGAGCCGGAGGGAACGTTCGGCCAGGTGGCGCTCGCCGACTGGGCGGAGTCCCGGATCAGCTGCTCCTGAGCCGGACGGGGACCACGGGGCGGCCGGCCCGCGCGGGAAGCCCGTACGCGCACGGCACCGGCCCCCGCCTTATGGGCCCGCCGTCCGCTCCCGGCCGACCGGTCGCCCCTTCCGGTCGCCGCTTCCGGTCGGGTGTTCCGGTCAGGGCTGGAGTGTGCGCCGGGCGGGCATCACGCCGCCCGCGACCGCGCGCCGGCGCGGAGCGGCCGTACCGGTCCAGCAGGTGCCGCGGCGGTTCAGCAGGCGGCGCAGCCACAGTTCGGTGGAGGCGAGGTCCGCCAGGCCGTCCAGGGGCAGCGGTTCGCCCTCGGAGGCGGCGCGCAGGGCCTTGCGGACCACTCGCGCCTCGACCAGCCCCGCGTCGGCCAGCAGCGGGGCGTCGAAGAGGGCCATCAGATCGGGCAGGGCCATGCGCAGGCCGGTCCGGGTGACAGCGGTGGAGGTGGCCTGGGAGGGCGCGCCCCAGCCGGGCGGCAGGTCGTGGATGCCCGCCCCGCCGAGCACCCGGCGCAGGATCGCCGCCCGTGCGCCGGGCTGGACGCGGAGCGACTCGGGCAGGGCTCGGGCCGCCCGGACGACCTGGTTGTCGAGGTACGGGGCGTGCAGGCGCTGGCTGCGGATCTCCGTGGCCTGTTCCAGGATCCGGTGGTCGGCGGCCCCCCGCGCGAGGGCGGCGCGGGCGCGGGCCTCCCCCGGCCGCTGCACGGAGGTGGGCCGGATCGCGGCCTCCTGGAGGCGAACCGATACTTCGGCCAGCGCCTCTCCCGTCAGCCAGCGCGCCGCGGGGCCCGGACGCGACCAGGCGAGGGCGGCGAGCGAGGCGTCGGCGGGGGTGGTGAGCTCGGGGGCGCGGCGGTTGGCGTCGGGAAGGAGTCCGGCGGCGGTCTCCAGGCCGGTGCGGTACGACGTACGGGCGAGGCGGCGGGCGGCGCGGTAGACCGTCAGCGGGACGAACAGGGAGTGCGCCGTGGGTCCTTCGGCCTTGGTGAGGGCGGCGACGGGACGGAGGAGGTGGCGTCTGCGCCGGTCCATCAGGAGGTCGGCGAGACGGGCCGGGTGTGCGTCCAGAACCTGCCGGGCCCCGTGGCCGACGAGGTGGTCCGCGCTGCCCGCGGAGAGCCGGCGGCGGTGGCGTTCGGCGAGGACGAGGGAGGGGGCCGGTTCGTCGGTGAGCGGCCCGGTCTCCAACGACGCGTACGGCAGGGCCTCTTCGCCCGCGGCGACGACCACGTGGTGCAGGCGCGGGTCGGCGGCGATGGCGTGGGCCCGCTCCAGCTCCTCCTCGTCGCCGCGGGTGGTGAGGTCGTTGAAGGTGACGGCGAGCAGCCGCTCCCCCGCCCCGGCGCCGTGGCCGAGGAGGGTGCCGGGGAGTCCGGGCAGCCCGGAGGCGAGCAGGGCGAGGGTGGCGGAGGCGCTTCCTCCGGAGAGGTCGGCGCCGATGCCCGCCACGGGTCCGCCACGGGCCGCGCGCCGGTCGGCCGGGCCCATGCCGGGGACGGGCCCCGGATCCGGCGGCGCGGCCTCCGGCGCGTGGCGGGGGGCCGTGAGCCGGGCGCGTACGGCTTCGACGAGCGCGTCCCGTACCCCTTCCACGGCGTGCACCGGGTCGGTCTGGGGTGCGGCGACGGCGAGGGAGGCGACGGCTTCGTACCCGGTGATCTCCCGCGAGCCCTCGCGCAGGATGAGCGCGTGCCCCGGCGGGACCCGTTTCACCCCGACGTAGGGCGTGCCGTCGCCGAGCGCCTCGGGGGACTCGGGGCAGGCGAGCAGCGCGGCGAGGTGTCCGATGTCGAGCTGGGCCTCGATGAGGTCGGCGAGCGGCAGGGCGGCGGTGGCGAAGGCGGTGCCGCCCGCCCAGGGGGTGTGGAAGACGGGCCGGGCGCCGGCCAGGTCACCGGCGACGGTGATACGGCGGCCGATCTGCACGACAGCGGTGTAACTGCCGGGCCAGGCGGTGAGGTGGCGCATCGCGCCACCGCGTGCGGAGAGCAGTCCGACGCGCAGCTGTTCGTCGGTGGCGCCGCAGCAGCCGAGGACCGCGAGGCGGGCGGTGGGGGCCCCTTCGGGGGTCACGACGCCGATGACGCGGATCTCGTCGGGCCGCCAGTCACCGACCGCCCAGAGTGGATCGGGGTCGCCCCAGAGGAGTTGGGAGCCCACGGGGTGAACCGTGCGCCCCTGTCCGCCGTTTCCGACCGCGGCGGCGGTGCCGGCGGTGCCGAAGCTCGCGGCGATACTGCTCCATCCCACCAACCAACGCATCGCCGCCTCCACAGGCTGTGGACAAACGGCGCACCGGATGAACGAGAACGCCGCTGCGGGACATGCTGCCACGACAATGCCGCAGGAGAGGGTGTACGGGCGGCGCACGCCGGAAGAGCATGCGCCCCTGGCAAAGGCCCGCCGCGTTCTCCACCGCGGCGACAGCAACGGAACTGCCGGTTCCAGGAGTTGTGGAGGCGGAGTCCTTCGCCTGCCGCGCCGCTCCGGCCCGCCCCCCTGGCGGGGGAGGGGCCGGCGCCGCCCGGAAACAGCGTCGATATCCGGCCATAGTCGGACCGTTGGCCAGACCCTCACCGGACCGTCGCTATTCGGCCATTCTCTCGAAGCGCCACCCTGCGCGCGTACCGTGCCGCGCCCCCCTGGCGGCCCTTCCACGCACAGTCCGGGAGGTGGGCCTCACCTCCCGGACCGGTCCGCCGCCCGCGGGGAATGAGGCGGCGGTTTCCCCCAGCCCACTGAGTCCAGTGCAGCGGGCCGACCCACGCAGGACCCAGACAAGCGGCCGGGCGGTGACCGGGCCAGAGCGCACGGCCGGGCGCACGGCCACACACCGGGAGCACGCCGCGCCCCGGCGGACGGCCGCCGCCGGGGCGGACCCGACCGCCCGCACCGACAACAATCCCGCCATCCGGACGTCCGCCCCTTAACGGTAGGGATAGGGAGAACTACGCTGTGTTTACCGGTGTTCTCGACAGGGGGGCATATTCCTCGGGGCTCAGCCAAAGGCGTGTGCAGGCGGAGTACGAGGGTTCGAACCTGGGGAGGCATCGGCACGAATGCCGCGCACCGTCCTCGGTGACGCGGCGGCTGTCTGTGTGTCGAGGGGTGGCGCATGTCCAGGGAGCAACGCGGGCCGAACGAGAAGCTCGGCACGGTTCTCGCCCTCGCGGGAATCAGTAACGCCGGGCTCGCCCGGCGGGTCAACGACCTCGGAGCACAGCGCGGTCTGACACTTCGCTACGACAAGACCTCGGTGGCCCGGTGGGTCGCCAAGGGGATGGTGCCGCAGGGCGCGGCGCCGCATCTCATCGCGGCGGCGATCGGGGCCAAACTCGGCCGGCCGGTCCCGCTGCACGAGATCGGCCTCGCCGACGCGGACCCGGCCCCGGAGGTCGGCCTCGCCTTCCCGCGGGACGTGGGCGAGGCGGTCCGGTCGGCGACCGAGCTGTACCGGCTGGATCTGGCCGGACGGCGGGGCGGCGGCGGGATCTGGCAGTCCCTGGCGGGATCGTTCTCGGTGAGCGCCTACGCGACGCCCGCCTCCCGCTGGCTGATAACCCCCGCCGATCCGTCGGTGGCCCGTGACCCGACGGCGGCTCAGGCGGCGCACCTCGGTGCGCGCGGCGGCTCGGGAGACGGCCCCGGCCCCGCGGGGGCCCGCGGCTCCGGGGCGGTACCGGACGCGAGGGGCGCACACCTTCTCCACCCCGGCGGCGCGGCCGGCTCCGTGCCCGTCCAGCCCGGCCCGGAGTCGGTGGCGGACGCCTCGCCGCTGCGGGTCGGCCACAGCGATGTGACGAAGCTGCGCGAGGCGGCGCAGGACGCCCGGCGCTGGGACTCCAAGTACGGCGGCGGCGACTGGCGCTCCTCCATGGTTCCCGAGTGCTTACGCGTGGACGCCGCGCCCCTGCTCCTCGGCTCGTACACCGACGAGGTCGGGCGGGCCCTGTTCGGCGCGTCCGCCGAGCTGACCCGGCTGGCCGGCTGGATGGCCTTCGACACCGGCCAGCAGGAGGCCGCCCAGCGCTACTACATCCAGGCCCTGCGCCTGGCCCGCGCCGCCGCCGACGTCCCGCTCGGCGGCTACGTCCTCGCCTCGATGTCCCTCCAGGCGACCTACCGCGGCTTCGCCGACGAGGGCGTGGACCTCGCCCAGGCCGCCGTCGAGCGCAACCGCGGCCTCGCCACCGCCCGCACCATGAGCTTCTTCCGGCTGGTGGAGGCACGCGCCCATGCGAAGGCCGGCGACGCTCCGGCCGCGGGGGCCGCGCTCAAGGGCGCGGAGAGCTGGCTGGAACGGGCGCGGGCGGGCGACTCCGACCCGCCCTGGCTCGGCTTCTACGGGTACGACCGGTTCGCCGCCGACGCCGCCGAGTGCTACCGCGACCTGAAGGCCCCCCGCCAGGTGCGGCGCTTCACCGAGCAGGCGCTGTCCCGGCCGACCGAGGAGTTCGTCCGCAGCCACGGACTGCGGCTCGTCGTCTCCGCCGTCGCCGAGCTGGAGTCGGGCAACCTGGACGCGGCCTGCGCGGCGGGCACCCGGGCGGTGGAGGTCGCCGGACGGATCTCCTCGGCCCGCACCACCGAGTACGTACGCGATCTGCTCCACCGCCTGGAGCCGTACGGGGACGAGCCCCGCGTCGCGGAGCTGCGGGAACGGGCCCGCCCGCTGCTGGTCACCCAGGTCTGAACCGGGCGCGCGCTCCGGCCGGCGGGCCCCCCGCCGCCCGGACTGCGCGCCACGCCCTGCCCGATCCGGGTTTGAGCCCGTTGTCAGTGGGTCAGTGCACTATCGGGGTGGGAGGTGGCGTGATGATGACGCACGCGGCGTACGACTGCGATGTGCTGGTGATCGGTGGCGGAATCGTCGGTCTGTCGACCGCGTACGCGCTGACGCGGGCCGCTCCGGGCGCGCGGGTGACGGTGCTGGAGAAGGAGAGCGGCCCCGCGCGCCACCAGACCGGCCGCAACAGCGGCGTGGTCCACAGCGGTATCTACTACCGCCCCGGCTCCCTCAAGGCCCGCTACGCGCTGCGCGGCTCCGCCGAGCTGGCGGAGTTCTGCGCCGAGCACGCCATCGCCCACGCCACCACCGGCAAGCTGATCGTCGCCACCGACCGCTCCGAGCTGCCCCGGCTGCACTCCCTGGTGCAGCGCGGCCGCGCGCACGGGCTGCCCGTGCGGGAGCTGGGCCCCGCCCAGATCGCGGAGTACGAGCCGGAGGTGCGGGGGCCGGCGGCGATCCGGGTCGGCACCACGGGCGTCTGCGACTTCACCGCCGTCGCCCACCGCTTCGCCGCCGAGATCGGCGCCGCCGGCGGCATCGTGCGGTACGGCGCGGAGGTCACCGCGATCGACCGCCGCCCCTGGGGCGTGGCGGTGCGCACGGCGGACGGCCTGGTCGTGCGGGCCCGGACGCTGGTCAACTGCGCGGGGCTGCACAGCGACCGGGTGGCCCGCCTCGCCGGGGACGATCCGGGGGTGCGGATCGTGCCGTTCCGGGGCGAGTACTACGCGCTGGACCGCCCCGAGCTGGTGCGCGGCCTGGTCTACCCGGTGCCGGACCCGGCGTTCCCCTTCCTCGGCGTCCACCTCACGCGGGGTTTCGACGGCTCGGTCCACGTCGGGCCGAACGCGGTCCCCGCGCTGGCCCGTGAGGGGTACGCCTGGCCGCGGGTCCGCCCTGGTGACCTGCTGTCCACGCTGAGCTGGCCGGGCACCTGGCAGATCGCCCGCCGCCACTGGCGGTACGGGGCGGGCGAGGTGCACCGCTCGCTGTCCCGGTCCGCGTTCACCCGTGCCGTCCAGCGGCTGCTGCCCGCCGTCACCGAGGACGACCTGCGCCCCTCGCCCGCCGGGGTGCGGGCCCAGGCGGTGCTGAGGGACGGCACGCTGGTCGACGACTTCCTCATCCGCGAGGCCCCGCACACCGTGCACGTGCTCAACGCCCCGTCGCCCGCCGCGACGGCGTGCCTGCCCATCGGACGGGAGGTGGCGCGGCTGGCGCTGCGCCGGGCTCAGGGGACGGGGTGGAAGCCGCCCGCCGTAGAATCCGGTCATTGTGTCTGAGCAGCCCCTGAACCCCAGCCCCGCCGAAGCCCACGAGGACGCCGCGGCCGACGCGGGGCCCGTCGCCCCGGAGCCGACCGCTCCCGAGCCGGGCACTCCCGCACCGACCGGCTCCACGGCGGCCGACGCGCTCACGGACGGTCCGCCCGCCGCCGCGTCCCCCGACGAGGCCGCCGCGCTGCGGGCCGCCTCCTTCGAGCGCGCGCGCCGGCTGCGGCAGGAGCCCCGTTTCCCCGGCGGCCCCGCCGCCGACCCGGCCGGCTCGCACCACGAGCGCCGCATCCGCAGCTTCCAGCCGCGCCGCAGCCGGGTCACCACCGGCCAGCAGGAGTCCCTGGAACGCCTGTGGCCGAAGTGGGGCCTGGACATCGACGGCAAGCGGGTCCTGGATCTCGCCGACCTGTTCGACGGGCTGCCCGTGGTCCTGGAGATCGGCTTCGGCATGGGCGAGGCCACCGCGCAGATGGCGGCCGACGACCCCGGCACCGGCATCCTCGCGGTCGACGTCCACACCCCCGGCCAGGGCAATCTGCTCGGCCTCGCGGACAAGGCGGGCTCGACGAACGTACGGGTGGCCAACGGCGACGCGATCATCCTGCTGCGCGAGATGCTCGCCCCCGCGTCGCTCGACGGCCTGCGGGTCTACTTCCCCGACCCGTGGCCCAAGGCCCGCCACCACAAGCGGCGGCTCATCCAGCCCGAGTTCCTGGACCTGGTCGCCCCGGTGCTCAAGCCCGGCGCGATCGTCCACTGCGCCACCGACTGGGAGCCGTACGCGGAGCAGATGCTGGAGGTGCTCACCGCCCACCCCCGCTTCGAGAACACCGCGGCCGGCGGCGGATACGCCCCGCGCCCCGCGTTCCGGCCGCTCACCCGGTTCGAGGGACAGGGGCTGGACAAGGGGCACGTCGTCCACGACCTGCTGTTCGCCCGCGTCTGACGCCGCACGCGCACCCGCCGGGGCCGGCCAGGATCTCCCCGGCCCCGGCCGGCCGGCCCGTCCGGCGAAGCGGCCGCCCACGGTCGGTGTCGCACGGTCCGCCGCGCCCGCGCACGACGGCGTACGGCCATGTCCTGGCCGGATGCGCCGTCGCCGGGTGTCGGCGCACCTCGTTAGGGTCGAGAGGTGTCCGACCCCTCCGTGCGGTATCAGCAGGCGCGGCCCGCCGTCCCGGTCCTCCACGAGCAGCGGCTCGACGAGGTCCTGGGCGCCGCGCCGGAGCGCGGCCGACAGCGTTACCGGCCGCGCCGCGTCGGCATGGTGTGGCGCAGCAAGGTGTTCCGCGCCGGGGCGGTGATCGTGGCGCTCCTGCTGTGCGGACTGGTGATCCTCGCCCTCGTCCGCGAACAGACCGGCCCCGAGGGTTTCCTGGTCGGTCTCGGCCTCGCGGTCCTGCCCGTCCCGCTGCTGATGGCGGCGTTCCGCTGGCTGGACCGGGTCGAGCCGGGGCCCTGGCGGAACCTCCTGTTCTCCTTCGCCTGGGGCGCGTGCGCCGCCGCGCTCGTCGCGATCATCGCCAACTCCTTCGCCACGCGCTGGATAGCCACCGCGACGGCCGACCCGGCGAGCGCGGACACCCTGGGGGCGACGGTGATCGCCCCCGTGGTCGAGGAGAGCGCCAAGGCGGCGGCCGTCCTGCTGATCTTCCTGTTCCGCAGACGGGAGTTCAGCGGAGTGGTGGACGGCGTCGTCGTCGCCGGGTTCACCGCGACGGGGTTCGCGTTCACCGAGAACATCCTCTATCTGGGCAATGCCTTCGGCGAGGACCAGTTGCTCGGCAGCTCCGGGTTCGCCTCGGTGACGGCGGGGACGTTCTTCGTGCGGATCGTGATGTCGCCGTTCGCGCACCCCCTGTTCACCGTGCTCACCGGCCTCGGCTTCGGCTTCGCGGCCGTCAGCGCCCGTCGCCACCGGGCCCGCCGGATCGCCCTGCCCTTGCTGGGCCTGGTCCTGGCGATGGGGCTGCACGCCCTGTGGAACGGCTCGTCGTCCTTCGGCCCGTACGGCTTCTACGCGGTGTACGGCATCGTCATGGTCCCCGCCTTCGCCCTGGTGACCTGGCTGGCGATCTGGTCGCGCCAGCGGGAGCTGCGTACGCTCGCCGCAGAGCTGCCCGCGTACGCCGCGGCCGGCTGGCTCACCCCCGCCGAGCCGTCGGCGCTCTCCTCGATGCGGGCGCGGGGCGTCGCCCGCGACCTGGCCCGCCACTGGCAGCAGGACCGGACCCGCGGCCGGGCGGCGGCCCGCGCGGTCGCGGAGTACGAGTCGTTCGCGACCTCCCTGGCGGGCCTGCGCCGCCGGGCCCGCCACGGCGCGGTGGGCCCGGACTTCGGCGCGCGGGAGCGCGAGTTGCTGCACCATCTCTGGCAGCGCCGGGAGATCGCGGCCCCGGCCCTCACCCACGCGGCCCGCCTCACCTCCCGCCCGGCGGCCCACCGGGCCGTCCCCCCGACGCCGTACGGGTACGGGTACGGCAACGCCCCCTGGAACCCGCCCGGTCACGGCCGTCCGCAGGCACCGGCGTACGGGCAGCCCCCCGTCCAGCCCCCCGGCCACGGATACGGCGGCCCGCCCCGGCCCCACGGCCACGCCCCCGCCCCGCACACCCACCGCCGCCCGCCGCAGTAGCCGGGGCGGGGACGGTCTCCGACTCGCCGCCCCGGTTGCCCTCGGCCCGGGCGCAGTACACGTCGGCGGTGTCGACGAAGGTGCTGCCGGCCGCCACGTACGCGTCCAGGACGGCGAAGGACGGGTGCTCGTCCGCCGTCCAGCCGAAGACGTTGCCGCCGAGGGCGAGCGGGAAGACCTGGAGGCCGGAGGTGCCGAGGGGCGTGCGCGCAGAAGTTATGCGGGGGTTCAACGAGCCGGTCCGGGCCGGCATTCCACCGCGTACGCCATCCGTGGCCGGGCCCCCGCGACAGACCTCATCCGCTGATGATCGCCCGTCGAGGCCCGTCCGTGGCCGCTTCGGTGCGCTCCCGGCCGCCGTACCCGTCCGCTCGGCCACGTGCGATGCCGGGCCGGGCCGCCCCGGACAGACCGGCAGCCCTGACGTCGGGGGGTGTGCGTCAGGGCTGCCGGGGTTTCGGGGAGGGCCGGCGGAGGAAGATCGGCGGCCTGCGGCCGACGAGGCGGCCGGCCCCGTGGCTCAGACCCGCAGGCCCTTGCTGTTCAGCCAGGCCATCGGGTCCATCGCGGAGCCGCCCGCGGTGCGGACCTCCAGGTGGAGGTGGGTGCCGGTGACGTTGCCGGTGGCGCCCATGCGGCCGATGGTCTGGCCGGTGGTCACCTTCTGCCCGACGGAGACCTCGATGGAGGACTGGTGGGCGTACCAGATCTCCGTGCCGTCCTCCAGCTGGAGGACGGTGCGGTAGCCGTACGAACCGGAGTAGCCGGCCGACGTGATCGTGCCACTGTGCACGGCCTTGAGCGGCGCACCGGTGGACCCGGCGAAGTCGAGGCCGGTGTGCTGGCCGGAGGACCACATCGCGCCGGACTGCCCGTAGGTCGAGGTGATCGTGTACGAGGGCGTGGGCAGGGAGAAGCTGGCGGCGAGCTTGGCGAGACGCTCCTCCTCCGCCTTCTTCTTCGCCGCTTCCTCCGCGGCCTTCTTCTTCGCGGCGGCCTTCTTCTCGGCCTCGTCCTGCTGCGCCGCGGCCTCCGCCGCCGCCTTCTCGGCCGCGGCCTTCTCCGCCGCGGCCTTGGCCTCGGCGTCGGCGCCGGCCTGCTGCTGCTCGGCCTGCTGGAGGATCCGGGCCCGCAGGGCCTCGCCCGCGTCGGTACCGCTCTCCGCCTCGGCGGCGGTGAGCCCGGCGGTGGTCAGCGGAGCGGCGGCGACCGGGGCGGCCTCCGCGTCGTCGGACATCAACGCCCCTACGCCGGGAAGGGACTTGGCGTCGGGAAGATTGTCCGCGATGGAATCGGGAAGAGAGATGGAGACCGGGGCCTTGTCCTGAGCGGTGGCGATGCCGCCCGCTCCGACGGCCGCGATCACGCCGACCCCGAGGACGGTGGAGCTACGGGCCAGACCACGCTGCTTGGCCACGCGGTGCCTGCCGCGCACGGGGCGGATGGTGTCCTCGGTGGGATTCCACTCACCCTCGGACCGCTCCGCGCCACCGTAGGCGTTCGCGGTGAAGGGTGACACGGCCTCAGGGGCAGGCTTGTTGGACGCCACGTGGGCGCACTCCTTTCCTTCCTTCTCGCCTACCGGGTTAGCTGACGGGTTCGGAGCAGGAAGGTCTCCTACGGGCCCCTCCGCCTCTCACGAGACGCAGGCGTCCGATTCACCCCATGGAGGTGGTTCCCCGGTTCCCTTGCGGGATTCGGCGCTCGCGCGCGGCGCCGTCCTGACGACGACTGTGACGACCGCGCTGCGTTATCGAACGTTAATAGACACCCATGCCTGATTCCAAGCCGTTCCTGTTGATCATTAACGAACGAGGCGGGGATGTACAGGATGCAAGCGGGCCGAATCGGGCGACTTGACCAGCGATCAGCCACACTCCTTTTTCTGACGGAGTGTCAAATGTTATGCGGAGCGGTGCCTTTCGATCACGCACCGTGGTATTGCCCTGCACCCCGCCGCGCTCCGCCTCGCCGCCCGTCGCGCCGCCCCCGCGCTACCCGTCGCCGTGCCCGTCCCGACGGCCCACGATCCGCACCGTCGTCCGGCGCACCGGCTGGCCCTCCGCCGGCCGGCCCACCGCGAGCAGCGCCATGTCGTCCGTGGCCCGCCCTCCGGTGTGCAGCCGTACGTCGTCGGTGAGCGCCGACAGCAGCTCCTCCGGGCCGGGGAAGATCCGGCCGCGCAGCCGCGCAGCCGGATCGTAGAAGAACCCGTCGGCGTTCCGCGCCTCGGACAGGCCGTCCGTGAAGGCGAGCAGCGTCGCTCCGGGCGGCATCTCCCACTCGTCGACCCGGTCCGGCCACACCCCCAGGTCCATCCCCAGCGGCAGCGCCGGCACGGAGGGCGCCAGCACCTCCAGGTCACCGTCCGCGTGCAGCAGGATCGGCTCGGGGTGGCCGCGGTTGACGAGACGGAGCGTGACCGCGCCGGGCGGGATCTCGGCCAGCACGGCGGTGATGAACCCCTCCATGACGTCCAGCCCGTAGCGCCGCGTCCCCTCCCTGGCGAGCGCGCGCTCCAGCCGTTGCGCGACGCCCTCCAGCGAAGGCTCCTGCTCGGCCGCCTCCCGGAACGACCCGATGATCACCGCCACCGCCTCGACGGCCCCGAGCCCCTTGCCGCGCACGTCTCCCACCACCATGCGGACGCCGTACGGGGTGTCGGCGACGGCGTACAGGTCACCGCCCACGAACTCGTCCGCCTGCGCCGCCTCGTACCGCGCGGCCACCTGGAGCCCGCCGATCCGCTCGGGGGGTGTCGGCAGCACGGCCCGCATGGCGGTCTCCGCGATGACGCGGGCCGAGGCCAGTTGCTCGTTGCTGCGCCGCACGACCCCGTTGATGACGAGGGCCAGCACCGAGGCGGTGAGCACGGTGAGCATCTCGATGGCCGGGACCACCTCGGTGGACGTTCCATCGGAGAGTCTCATCGCAAGGACGGAGAGGACCGCCGCGATGCCCGTGCGGACGGTCCGGGACAGCGAGAAGAACGGTGCGGCGATCAGCGGTGCCGCGACGAACAGCGGGACGGCGGTGAAGTTGGCCGGGGTCAGCGCGTCGAAGACCAGCCCGCCGACGATCAGCAGCGCGGGCAGCATCCGGACGAACCGTCGTGATCCCCGGCTGCCGGGCGTCGCCTCACCCTCCGGCGAACCCAGCACCGCGCGGCCGACGGCATCGACGCCCCGCGCCATGCCCCGCCGTTCCTTGGCCATCCCCACCTGTGTACTCCTGCCCGGTCCACCCACGGCTGCGGACGGTACCGCGCCCCGCCCAGGCTTCCCGGAGCCGCGCCGAGCGGCGACTCCTCATCGGCCGAATAGGGGGAGTGCGGGCGACGGCCCGGCCGTCCGTGGTCAGTCGGAGAGCCGGTGTTCCGCGTAGACCGTCAGCGCGTCCCGTACGAAGGCGGCGGTGCCGTCCCCGTAGCGATCGTAGTTCTTCCCGAACCGGGGATCGGCGACATACATCTCCCCGAGCCCGATCACGTACGAACGGCTGGGCTCCTTGGCCGACGACGCCAGCCACGCGCAGTGCCGCCGCGCGATCTCCTGCGCCTCGGGCCCGTCGGCGGCGAGCCCTTCCCCGCGAGCCCGGCCCCAGTCCCGCGCGATGGCCTCGTGCTCGTCCAGGAATGCCTTCTTCTCCGTCGCTCCGAGCGACCGCCACCAGCGGTCGCCCTCCTCGTACGCGTCCCGGCCCCAGCGCTCGGTGACCTCCCGCTCGTGCACCGTATGGTCGAAGCCGTCGAACACTTCGTCAGCCATGAGTTCCGTTCCCTCCAGCGTCTTGTGGAGAGTGGTCCGCACCGAGGCGATCTGCCGCCCGATGCGCGCCTGCTCCTGTTCGAGCAGCCGCAGATGCGCCCGCAGCGCCACC
Proteins encoded in this window:
- a CDS encoding asparagine synthase-related protein, whose translation is MRWLVGWSSIAASFGTAGTAAAVGNGGQGRTVHPVGSQLLWGDPDPLWAVGDWRPDEIRVIGVVTPEGAPTARLAVLGCCGATDEQLRVGLLSARGGAMRHLTAWPGSYTAVVQIGRRITVAGDLAGARPVFHTPWAGGTAFATAALPLADLIEAQLDIGHLAALLACPESPEALGDGTPYVGVKRVPPGHALILREGSREITGYEAVASLAVAAPQTDPVHAVEGVRDALVEAVRARLTAPRHAPEAAPPDPGPVPGMGPADRRAARGGPVAGIGADLSGGSASATLALLASGLPGLPGTLLGHGAGAGERLLAVTFNDLTTRGDEEELERAHAIAADPRLHHVVVAAGEEALPYASLETGPLTDEPAPSLVLAERHRRRLSAGSADHLVGHGARQVLDAHPARLADLLMDRRRRHLLRPVAALTKAEGPTAHSLFVPLTVYRAARRLARTSYRTGLETAAGLLPDANRRAPELTTPADASLAALAWSRPGPAARWLTGEALAEVSVRLQEAAIRPTSVQRPGEARARAALARGAADHRILEQATEIRSQRLHAPYLDNQVVRAARALPESLRVQPGARAAILRRVLGGAGIHDLPPGWGAPSQATSTAVTRTGLRMALPDLMALFDAPLLADAGLVEARVVRKALRAASEGEPLPLDGLADLASTELWLRRLLNRRGTCWTGTAAPRRRAVAGGVMPARRTLQP
- a CDS encoding sporulation protein is translated as MSREQRGPNEKLGTVLALAGISNAGLARRVNDLGAQRGLTLRYDKTSVARWVAKGMVPQGAAPHLIAAAIGAKLGRPVPLHEIGLADADPAPEVGLAFPRDVGEAVRSATELYRLDLAGRRGGGGIWQSLAGSFSVSAYATPASRWLITPADPSVARDPTAAQAAHLGARGGSGDGPGPAGARGSGAVPDARGAHLLHPGGAAGSVPVQPGPESVADASPLRVGHSDVTKLREAAQDARRWDSKYGGGDWRSSMVPECLRVDAAPLLLGSYTDEVGRALFGASAELTRLAGWMAFDTGQQEAAQRYYIQALRLARAAADVPLGGYVLASMSLQATYRGFADEGVDLAQAAVERNRGLATARTMSFFRLVEARAHAKAGDAPAAGAALKGAESWLERARAGDSDPPWLGFYGYDRFAADAAECYRDLKAPRQVRRFTEQALSRPTEEFVRSHGLRLVVSAVAELESGNLDAACAAGTRAVEVAGRISSARTTEYVRDLLHRLEPYGDEPRVAELRERARPLLVTQV
- the lhgO gene encoding L-2-hydroxyglutarate oxidase; its protein translation is MMTHAAYDCDVLVIGGGIVGLSTAYALTRAAPGARVTVLEKESGPARHQTGRNSGVVHSGIYYRPGSLKARYALRGSAELAEFCAEHAIAHATTGKLIVATDRSELPRLHSLVQRGRAHGLPVRELGPAQIAEYEPEVRGPAAIRVGTTGVCDFTAVAHRFAAEIGAAGGIVRYGAEVTAIDRRPWGVAVRTADGLVVRARTLVNCAGLHSDRVARLAGDDPGVRIVPFRGEYYALDRPELVRGLVYPVPDPAFPFLGVHLTRGFDGSVHVGPNAVPALAREGYAWPRVRPGDLLSTLSWPGTWQIARRHWRYGAGEVHRSLSRSAFTRAVQRLLPAVTEDDLRPSPAGVRAQAVLRDGTLVDDFLIREAPHTVHVLNAPSPAATACLPIGREVARLALRRAQGTGWKPPAVESGHCV
- the trmB gene encoding tRNA (guanosine(46)-N7)-methyltransferase TrmB, whose product is MSEQPLNPSPAEAHEDAAADAGPVAPEPTAPEPGTPAPTGSTAADALTDGPPAAASPDEAAALRAASFERARRLRQEPRFPGGPAADPAGSHHERRIRSFQPRRSRVTTGQQESLERLWPKWGLDIDGKRVLDLADLFDGLPVVLEIGFGMGEATAQMAADDPGTGILAVDVHTPGQGNLLGLADKAGSTNVRVANGDAIILLREMLAPASLDGLRVYFPDPWPKARHHKRRLIQPEFLDLVAPVLKPGAIVHCATDWEPYAEQMLEVLTAHPRFENTAAGGGYAPRPAFRPLTRFEGQGLDKGHVVHDLLFARV
- a CDS encoding PrsW family intramembrane metalloprotease, with translation MSDPSVRYQQARPAVPVLHEQRLDEVLGAAPERGRQRYRPRRVGMVWRSKVFRAGAVIVALLLCGLVILALVREQTGPEGFLVGLGLAVLPVPLLMAAFRWLDRVEPGPWRNLLFSFAWGACAAALVAIIANSFATRWIATATADPASADTLGATVIAPVVEESAKAAAVLLIFLFRRREFSGVVDGVVVAGFTATGFAFTENILYLGNAFGEDQLLGSSGFASVTAGTFFVRIVMSPFAHPLFTVLTGLGFGFAAVSARRHRARRIALPLLGLVLAMGLHALWNGSSSFGPYGFYAVYGIVMVPAFALVTWLAIWSRQRELRTLAAELPAYAAAGWLTPAEPSALSSMRARGVARDLARHWQQDRTRGRAAARAVAEYESFATSLAGLRRRARHGAVGPDFGARERELLHHLWQRREIAAPALTHAARLTSRPAAHRAVPPTPYGYGYGNAPWNPPGHGRPQAPAYGQPPVQPPGHGYGGPPRPHGHAPAPHTHRRPPQ
- a CDS encoding M23 family metallopeptidase, producing MASNKPAPEAVSPFTANAYGGAERSEGEWNPTEDTIRPVRGRHRVAKQRGLARSSTVLGVGVIAAVGAGGIATAQDKAPVSISLPDSIADNLPDAKSLPGVGALMSDDAEAAPVAAAPLTTAGLTAAEAESGTDAGEALRARILQQAEQQQAGADAEAKAAAEKAAAEKAAAEAAAQQDEAEKKAAAKKKAAEEAAKKKAEEERLAKLAASFSLPTPSYTITSTYGQSGAMWSSGQHTGLDFAGSTGAPLKAVHSGTITSAGYSGSYGYRTVLQLEDGTEIWYAHQSSIEVSVGQKVTTGQTIGRMGATGNVTGTHLHLEVRTAGGSAMDPMAWLNSKGLRV